One Desulfomicrobium apsheronum genomic region harbors:
- the eno gene encoding phosphopyruvate hydratase — protein MSTITGIWAREILDSRGNPTVEVEVTLESGATGRAAVPSGASTGTREALELRDGDADRFGGKGVEQAVRNVMEEIASEIIGLEAIRQVEVDQALIELDGTENKSRLGANAMLGVSMATAKAAAEFLGLPLYKYIGGINAKVLPAPMMNIINGGAHAANNLDIQEFMILPLGAASFKEALRMGAETFHTLKKILHKDGLATSVGDEGGFAPNFASHEQAFTYIMKAIEEAGYEPGSQIALAIDAAASEFYKDGKYHFVGENKILTARELTDYYADLAGKFPLVSIEDGLAEADWDGWEVLSDVLGDRLQLVGDDIFVTNPALLADGIMRGVGNAILIKLNQIGTLTETMDCIEMAKEASFATVISHRSGETEDSFIADLSVAVNAGQIKTGSLCRSDRMAKYNQLLRIEEDLDSQGVYFGPAMAANWFDEE, from the coding sequence ATGAGCACCATCACAGGTATTTGGGCCCGGGAGATTCTGGATTCCAGGGGCAACCCCACCGTTGAAGTGGAAGTCACCCTCGAATCGGGCGCCACGGGCCGCGCCGCCGTGCCTTCAGGCGCATCCACGGGCACGCGTGAAGCCCTCGAACTGCGCGACGGCGACGCCGACCGCTTTGGCGGCAAGGGCGTTGAGCAGGCCGTGCGCAACGTCATGGAAGAGATCGCCTCCGAGATCATCGGCCTTGAAGCCATCCGCCAGGTGGAAGTGGATCAGGCCCTCATCGAGCTGGACGGCACCGAGAACAAGTCTCGCCTGGGCGCCAACGCCATGCTCGGCGTGTCCATGGCCACGGCCAAGGCCGCCGCGGAATTTCTGGGCCTGCCGCTCTACAAATACATCGGCGGCATCAACGCCAAGGTCTTGCCCGCGCCCATGATGAACATCATCAACGGCGGAGCGCACGCGGCCAACAACCTGGACATCCAGGAGTTCATGATCCTGCCGCTCGGCGCGGCCAGCTTCAAGGAAGCCCTGCGCATGGGTGCCGAGACCTTTCACACCCTGAAGAAGATCCTGCACAAGGATGGCCTGGCCACCTCCGTCGGCGACGAGGGCGGATTTGCTCCCAATTTCGCCAGTCACGAGCAGGCTTTCACATACATCATGAAGGCCATCGAGGAAGCCGGATACGAGCCCGGTAGCCAGATCGCCCTGGCCATCGACGCCGCCGCCTCGGAATTCTACAAGGACGGCAAGTACCATTTCGTCGGTGAGAACAAGATCCTGACCGCGCGTGAACTGACCGACTACTACGCCGATCTGGCCGGAAAATTCCCGCTGGTGTCCATCGAGGACGGCCTGGCCGAAGCGGACTGGGACGGCTGGGAAGTTCTCTCCGACGTGCTGGGCGACCGCCTGCAGCTGGTCGGCGACGACATTTTCGTCACCAACCCGGCCCTTTTGGCCGACGGCATCATGCGCGGCGTGGGCAACGCCATCCTCATCAAGCTCAACCAGATCGGTACGCTGACCGAGACCATGGACTGCATCGAAATGGCCAAGGAAGCCTCTTTCGCCACGGTCATCTCCCATCGCTCCGGCGAGACCGAGGACAGCTTCATCGCTGACCTGTCCGTGGCCGTGAACGCCGGGCAGATCAAGACCGGCTCCCTGTGCCGCTCCGACCGCATGGCCAAGTACAACCAGCTGCTGCGCATCGAGGAAGACCTGGATTCGCAGGGCGTCTATTTTGGACCGGCCATGGCCGCCAACTGGTTTGACGAAGAATAA
- the folD gene encoding bifunctional methylenetetrahydrofolate dehydrogenase/methenyltetrahydrofolate cyclohydrolase FolD, protein MQIIDGKKTAAIIRQELKDQVAVLTARHGRAPGLAVILVGGDPASQVYVRNKERACEDVGIISKGFRLPEDIPQAQLEDTIMFLNSDPAIDGLLLQLPLPKGLDSQRCLDLISPSKDVDGFHPVNMGRLALGLPCLRSCTPAGIMTLMERHGIDVSGKKAVVIGRSNIVGKPLALMLLQKNATVTVCHSRTRNIAAEVCSADIVLAAVGIPKFVTRDMVKPGAVVIDVGINRTELGLVGDCDFEGLQDVASAMTPVPGGVGPMTIAQLLVNTVEAYVEHMG, encoded by the coding sequence ATGCAAATCATCGACGGAAAAAAGACGGCCGCCATCATCCGTCAGGAACTCAAGGATCAGGTCGCGGTGCTGACGGCAAGGCATGGGCGGGCGCCGGGCCTTGCCGTGATCCTGGTCGGCGGCGATCCCGCCTCGCAGGTCTATGTCCGCAACAAGGAGCGGGCTTGCGAGGACGTGGGCATCATCTCCAAGGGCTTTCGCCTGCCGGAGGATATTCCGCAGGCGCAGCTGGAAGACACGATCATGTTCCTGAACAGCGACCCCGCCATTGACGGATTGCTGTTGCAGCTGCCCCTGCCCAAGGGCCTGGACAGCCAGCGCTGCCTTGACCTGATCAGCCCTTCCAAGGACGTGGACGGCTTCCATCCCGTGAACATGGGCCGCCTGGCGCTGGGCCTGCCCTGTCTGCGCTCCTGCACGCCGGCGGGAATCATGACCCTCATGGAGCGCCACGGCATAGACGTGTCCGGAAAGAAGGCGGTGGTCATCGGACGCAGCAACATTGTAGGCAAGCCTTTGGCGCTCATGCTGCTGCAGAAGAACGCGACGGTTACGGTCTGTCATTCCCGGACCCGGAACATCGCCGCCGAGGTGTGCAGCGCCGATATCGTCCTGGCCGCCGTGGGCATTCCCAAGTTCGTGACGCGCGACATGGTCAAGCCTGGAGCCGTGGTCATCGACGTGGGCATCAACAGGACCGAGCTTGGCCTGGTCGGGGATTGTGATTTTGAAGGGTTGCAGGACGTGGCTTCGGCCATGACTCCGGTGCCCGGCGGAGTGGGCCCCATGACCATCGCCCAGCTCCTGGTCAACACGGTCGAAGCCTACG